A genomic window from Cupriavidus basilensis includes:
- a CDS encoding cupin domain-containing protein: MNDSALYAQALPPGPVDPDAPLTLLGGMTPAAFMRDIWHRKPLLVRQAVPGIVPPVSRESLFQLADRDDVESRLVSHFRNRWKLEQGPFAADNLPSLKARQWSLLVQGVNLHDSAAADLLGQFRFVPDARLDDLMVSYATDGGGVGPHFDSYDVFLLQVSGRRRWRISSQTKLDLVPDLPLKILADFTAEEEWVLEPGDMLYLPPQYAHDGVADGECMTYSIGFRAPAYRELAGHFLAWLSETVEDNEDLNGRYADAGEPATAHPAQLPAQMVRAVTEKLSALRWSGSMVSEFLGAHLSEPKPSVEFAEISEIALKKYNKLALSHGVVLAPGSIALYDRTHFFINGEAYEPPSALARWLRLLADQRCLSAAEVTACADLPDLMETFHHWALEGWLQFGPASL, from the coding sequence ATGAACGATTCCGCATTATACGCGCAGGCCTTGCCCCCCGGCCCCGTCGATCCTGACGCGCCGCTCACCCTCCTGGGTGGCATGACGCCAGCTGCTTTCATGCGCGATATCTGGCACCGCAAACCCCTGCTGGTTCGACAAGCCGTACCGGGAATCGTGCCGCCGGTATCGCGCGAGTCGCTTTTCCAACTGGCCGACCGCGACGACGTCGAGTCGCGCCTGGTGTCGCACTTTCGCAACCGCTGGAAGCTCGAACAAGGTCCCTTCGCCGCCGATAACCTGCCCTCGCTGAAAGCCCGTCAATGGTCGCTGCTGGTGCAGGGCGTTAACCTCCACGATAGTGCAGCCGCAGACTTGCTGGGGCAATTCCGTTTCGTCCCGGATGCGCGCCTGGACGACCTGATGGTCAGCTATGCCACCGACGGCGGCGGCGTGGGTCCGCACTTCGATTCTTACGACGTTTTTCTGTTGCAAGTATCGGGCCGGCGCCGCTGGCGCATCTCGTCCCAGACCAAGCTCGATCTGGTCCCTGACCTGCCACTCAAGATCCTGGCGGACTTCACGGCCGAAGAAGAATGGGTGCTGGAACCAGGCGATATGCTCTACCTGCCACCTCAGTATGCCCACGACGGCGTGGCTGACGGCGAGTGCATGACGTATTCGATCGGCTTTCGCGCACCGGCCTACCGCGAACTGGCGGGGCACTTCCTGGCCTGGCTCTCGGAAACGGTCGAGGACAACGAGGATCTGAACGGGCGCTACGCGGATGCCGGTGAGCCGGCAACGGCACATCCGGCCCAACTGCCGGCCCAGATGGTGCGAGCGGTGACCGAGAAACTCAGTGCCCTCCGTTGGTCGGGTAGCATGGTCTCGGAGTTTCTGGGTGCGCATCTCTCCGAGCCCAAGCCAAGCGTGGAGTTTGCGGAAATATCCGAAATCGCGCTGAAGAAATACAACAAACTCGCCCTGTCTCACGGCGTCGTGCTTGCGCCGGGATCGATTGCGTTGTATGACCGCACCCATTTCTTTATCAATGGCGAAGCATACGAGCCGCCCTCGGCGCTGGCGCGCTGGCTGCGCCTGCTGGCGGACCAGCGCTGCCTGAGCGCCGCGGAAGTGACTGCCTGCGCGGATCTGCCGGATCTGATGGAAACTTTCCATCACTGGGCGCTGGAGGGCTGGCTGCAATTCGGACCCGCTTCGCTGTAA
- the bamC gene encoding outer membrane protein assembly factor BamC, which produces MKLKLNRHGATQVGRAALVLPVLVASALSGCSSINDAMAPDKIDYKSAAKRTSTLDVPPDLTKIEGDRRYSVPDQNGTSTLSTYNQSNKVVQQQVGAENVLPSTQGIRMERDGNQRWLVISNGMPADKLWQSMREFWQESGFLLVQDSPETGIMETDWAENRAKIPQDFIRNTIGKVFDGLYSTSERDKFRTRLERSQNGSLEVFISHRGAQEQLTGIDKSTTTWTPRPSDPELEAEFLSRFAQRLGVQKEQADRMAKNPASPVAAAAAGATAAKGAAPSANASLTQVNGSQALQLSEPFDRAWRSVGLALDRVNFTVEDRDRAQGLYYVRYVDPRDTVDNRGFFSKLFTKTGTEDGKKAKKYRVALKGDGTGTTVTVQNDAGQPEGTEVGKRILSLLDEQLR; this is translated from the coding sequence ATGAAACTCAAGCTTAACCGCCACGGTGCAACGCAAGTTGGCCGTGCCGCCCTGGTCTTGCCCGTGCTAGTGGCAAGCGCGTTGTCCGGTTGCAGCAGCATCAATGACGCGATGGCGCCCGACAAGATCGACTACAAGTCCGCTGCCAAGCGCACCTCCACGCTGGACGTGCCGCCGGACCTGACCAAGATCGAAGGCGACCGCCGCTACTCCGTGCCGGATCAGAACGGCACGTCCACCTTGTCGACCTACAACCAGTCGAACAAGGTCGTGCAGCAGCAGGTGGGCGCCGAGAACGTGCTGCCCTCCACGCAAGGCATCCGCATGGAGCGCGATGGCAACCAGCGCTGGCTGGTGATCAGCAACGGCATGCCGGCGGACAAGCTGTGGCAGTCGATGCGTGAATTCTGGCAGGAGAGCGGTTTCCTGCTGGTGCAGGACTCGCCAGAGACCGGCATCATGGAAACCGACTGGGCCGAGAACCGCGCCAAGATCCCGCAGGATTTCATCCGCAACACGATCGGCAAGGTTTTCGACGGGCTGTACTCGACGTCCGAGCGCGACAAGTTCCGCACGCGCTTGGAGCGCTCGCAGAACGGCAGCCTGGAAGTCTTCATCAGCCACCGTGGCGCGCAGGAGCAACTGACCGGCATCGACAAGTCGACCACGACCTGGACGCCGCGCCCCTCCGATCCCGAGCTGGAGGCCGAATTCCTTTCGCGCTTCGCGCAGCGCCTGGGGGTGCAGAAGGAGCAGGCCGACCGCATGGCCAAGAACCCCGCCTCGCCGGTAGCCGCCGCCGCCGCGGGCGCCACTGCCGCAAAGGGTGCAGCGCCTAGCGCCAATGCCAGCCTGACACAGGTCAATGGCAGCCAGGCACTGCAGTTGTCCGAGCCGTTCGACCGTGCCTGGCGCTCGGTCGGCCTGGCGCTGGACCGCGTGAACTTTACGGTGGAAGACCGGGACCGCGCGCAAGGCCTGTACTACGTGCGCTATGTCGATCCGCGCGACACCGTGGACAACCGCGGTTTCTTCTCCAAGCTGTTCACCAAGACCGGCACCGAGGACGGCAAGAAGGCGAAGAAGTATCGCGTGGCACTGAAGGGTGATGGCACCGGCACGACCGTGACGGTGCAGAACGATGCGGGCCAGCCGGAAGGCACCGAAGTCGGCAAACGCATTCTTTCGCTGCTCGACGAGCAACTGCGCTGA
- a CDS encoding MBL fold metallo-hydrolase produces MMRFAFLGSGSEGNSLLIESQEGTTTTRVLLDCGFGIRETARRLERLGITPDQLDAVLVTHEHGDHVGSAYAFASRHDLPVHTSHGTWLATSHMRGADKADVRVCGADHPLVIGGLHILPYTVPHDAREPLQFVLSDGDARLGVLTDAGMETPYVTARLAGVHALVLECNHDREMLRNSAYPYSLKQRIGGDFGHLANEVAAGILERVAHAGLQRVVAAHLSQQNNTRELATQALASVLGVSSGDILVADQHEGLGWQPVRA; encoded by the coding sequence ATGATGCGCTTTGCCTTCCTCGGTAGCGGCAGCGAGGGCAATTCCCTGTTGATCGAGTCGCAAGAGGGCACCACCACGACCAGGGTGTTGCTCGATTGCGGCTTCGGCATTCGCGAAACCGCGCGGCGGCTGGAGCGGCTCGGCATCACGCCGGATCAGCTCGATGCCGTGCTGGTTACCCACGAGCACGGCGATCATGTCGGCTCGGCTTACGCCTTTGCTTCCCGTCACGACCTGCCGGTACATACCAGCCACGGCACCTGGCTTGCCACCTCGCACATGCGCGGGGCGGACAAGGCCGACGTACGCGTGTGTGGTGCCGACCATCCGTTGGTGATCGGCGGCCTTCACATCCTCCCTTACACCGTGCCGCACGATGCGCGGGAGCCGTTGCAGTTCGTGCTAAGTGACGGCGACGCCCGTCTGGGCGTGCTGACCGATGCCGGCATGGAGACGCCTTACGTTACCGCGCGGCTGGCGGGGGTGCATGCCCTGGTGCTGGAATGTAACCACGATCGGGAGATGCTGCGCAATTCCGCCTACCCGTATTCACTCAAGCAGCGCATTGGCGGCGATTTTGGCCACCTTGCCAATGAAGTGGCGGCCGGCATCCTGGAGCGAGTGGCGCATGCCGGGCTGCAGCGCGTGGTGGCCGCGCACCTGAGCCAACAGAACAATACCCGGGAGCTGGCCACCCAGGCACTGGCCTCGGTGCTGGGGGTGTCGTCAGGCGACATCCTGGTGGCGGACCAGCACGAAGGGCTGGGCTGGCAGCCGGTCAGGGCCTGA